The window TGTTGGAGGCATCTTCCGGAAGCGTTCATTATGAGGATAAAAAGCTGAAGGGTGCCGTAAAAAAATCCATGACGCTGGTATTCCAAAAGCCGTACCTCTTAAGAACCACGGTTTTTCAAAACATTGCCTACCCCTTGCAGATTAGGGGTGATGCTGAAAAAGAAATAAGAGAAAGGGTGAATGAATTGCTGGAATCCTTCGAGATAGAATCCCTGCGGGACCAGAAAGCCTGGACCCTTTCCGGTGGCGAAGGACAAAAGGTGGCTCTGGCAAGAGCGCTTATTTTTAAGCCCAGGCTTTTAATGCTGGACGAGCCCACGGCCAATATCGACCCTTCCTCCATTATGTTGCTGGAGGAGCGTATTCTGGAATACTATAAACAGGAAAAACCAACCATTCTGATGGTAACCCACAATATTCAGCAAACCCGACGCCTCTGCAACCGGGTGGCCTTCATGAATGAAGGAAAAGTGCTGGACAGCGGTGATTTAAGGCATCTATACGGTGCAGAAGCTCATCCGCTGGTAAGGGATTTTATACAAAAAGGACTTATTTAAGAGATTCCCTGGAAAAACAAGTGACAGCTGAAAAAATGTAATCAAAGCAAAAGACAATAAAAATGGAGCACAGCATCTATTCGCTGTGCTCCATCAGATATTCCTTAAACCTTATTTCTAGTGGCGACAAGGTACGGTATTTATGATGCACCAGATAAAAATGTCTGGTCAGCATCATATCTGGAATTTCCAGAGCTTTCAAAGAGTCATTCAGGAGTTCTTGCTGAATGGCTCTTTTTGATAGGATTGAAACACCCATACCGTCCATAATACATTTTTTAATGACTTCTGTATTTTCAATATAAGCGGCGACTTTTAGATCACGAAAGCCAAGGTTGTTTTTTTTCAGAGCCGCTTCAAAAAGTTTTCGGGTACCGGAGCCTTGCTCACGAAAAATAAAAGGTTTTTTAATCAGTTCAGACCAGGGTATTTCGGTTTCATAGGCCTGATAGGCTTCATTATTCGGCACCACCAAAGCTAGTTCATCCTCTGTTAATGAATGAAAGGTGAGATGACCGTGGGTTGTCTTACTGCCAACGACGCCAAGATTATATTCTTCTGTTAAAATACCATCAATAATTTTATCCGAAGCCAGATGACGAAGGGTTAAGGTAACATCCGGATACTGTTTCTTAAATCCGGTCAGAAAAGAGGGCAGGATATATTGTTCCGGGATGGTGCTGGCAGCAATTTCAATATGCCCTACAAAATGCCCCCGGTATTCATCTAACTTAAATCCGACATTTTCTTTTACATGAAGAATTTCAACCGCATAATCGTAAAGAATTTTACCGGCAGGTGTCAGAGAAATCTGCTTATTACTGCGATTGATAAGGGTTGTTCCCAAATCTTTTTCTAAATTGATAATATGGTTACTTAAGGTTGGTTGGGTTAAAAACAGAGACTCGGCTGCTTTTGAATAGCTTTTGAACTTAGCGATAGCAACAAAGGTCTCTAATTGTCTGAATTCCATGGGACACCTCCGAAAAATGGTAAAAAGCATGGTAAAAAGCATGATAAAAAGCATCATAAAAAGTATGATAAAGGATGGCGAGACAATACTAGTATAACATATTTGTTCCTATCGGATAGTTGCCCGGATAGTTGCTTGGGTAGTTTTTTGCTAACCGGTAGGGCTAAGATCCTTCTTCTCTAGGTGAGATGATCAAAGTTAGGTGGCTGGAAATAGGATCACCTCCGCAATATCGAAAGAAAGAAGGATTCCCGGACTGATGGAATGAATACTGGTCAGCACATCCATTTTGAGAGGGTATTCCAGTCCACTGTCGATCATAAACCGTGTCGAAGCGCCCAGGAAAGACTTTTGAAGGGTCCTTCCGGAAAAAAGGCCATTGGTGTTAGGGAGAAGCGACTCTGGACGAACAAAGAGTGTGACAGGTTCTTCAGGAGAAAAATGCCAACCCTGGGGAGATTTTATCTGAGAAACAGGTTGTCGAAAAGTTTTTTCAAGACAGATAAAATCGATGGCATCCTTGGAGACTCGTTGAATCTGAGCCGGAATAAAATTTCCAAAACCAATAAAATCGGCTACAAAAACCGTAGCTGGCTGATAATAGATTTCTTCCGGTGTTCCGATCTGTTCTATCACTCCTTGGTTCATAACGGCTACCCGATCTGCAATGGCCAGGGCTTCTTCCTGGTCATGGGTGACGTAGACAGCCGTGATACCGGTCTTTTGCTGAATGTGACGAATTTCCTCTCGCATTTCCACTCTAAGTTTTGCATCCAAGCTGCTTAAAGGTTCATCAAACAACAAAATATCCGGATCGACTACCATGGCTCGGGCCAAGGCCACCCGTTGTTTTTGTCCGCCACTGAGTTCATTGATATTTCTTTCTTCCAGGCCTTCGATCTGCATCAGTTTCATATAATCAATGGTTTTTTGGTGAATGACTTTTTTGGAAACACCTCGTACTTTTAATCCGTAAGCAATATTTTGATAAACATTCATATGAGGAAAAAGTGCATAGTCCTGAAAAACCGTTACGGTTGGCCGTTTTTCTGGTGGAAGAAGGGATAAATTTTGTTGCCTGAAAAGGATTTTTCCTTCATCAGAAGGAATCATTCCAGCCAGCATCCGAAGAATGGTGGTCTTGCCACAACCGCTGGGACCTACTAGTACCAACAACTCGCCTTCCTCAATGCGTAAATCCATTTTCTTGACAGCTTCAACGGATTCATAGGTTTTAGAGATTCCTTGTAAAGAGAGTGTCATCTTTTTTCATCCTTTCTAGAAACCAGCTTTTTCAAGAATCCGGGCAAAGCACAAAGCGTCGTTAAGATCAAAAGACCAAGAGCTGTAAAAACAGTTAGTAAAAAAGCATAAGCGGCTCCTTCACCAAGACGGCCGGAATTGACGGCCCGAAAAATTTCAAAGGTGATGGTAACATAGCGAGGCGTAATAAGAAAAATAATGGCTCCGATTGTGATCATTACATGAATAAAACCGTGAAACATTCCGGCTCGATAGGCAGGCGCTAAAATAGGAAGGATGATGCGGGTAAACGTAGTCCAGGAAGAAGCACCTAAATCCCGGGAAGCCTCTTCCAGATTGGAAGCTACCTGCTGCAAAACCGCTTTGGCACTGTTGTAGCTGATAGGCAATTCCCGGACAATACAAATCAGGACAATGATGATTGCCGTACCGGTTAAAGCCAGGGGAGGCCGATGAAAAGCCATGACATAGCTGATTCCCATCACTGTTCCGGGAACAGCGAAAGGTACCATTGCTAAAAAATTAAGCAGGCTTTTCCAGGTCTTTTGACTATGATGATGAAAATAAGCCGTAGTGATTCCCAGCAACGGCCCCCAGAGAGCCACCCGAAAAGCAAAATAAAGGCTATTGTTCAGGCTGCTGAACAACTGACTGCCAGCTCTTTGGAAATGGCGCAGGCTCAGGGTATAATCGTAGCCCCAGACAGAGGTAAAAGCTCCGGCAATCACGGCGATAAACTGAATTACCACCATGAGAGAAAATAGAGTGGCTACGCCAAGGACCAATGGAGAAAAAGGCATTTGGCGATGATTGGCAGTGGCAGGACCTTTGACTTTTTCGGTGACATTGGCCACATGAGTAGAATAGTAGAGCTTTTGACGTAAGAACCATTTTTCCATCCCAAAGGCCCAGACGCTGAGAAAGAGTAAAACCACGCTAATGGTAGCGGCATACCCTAAATTGTAATTGGACAGGATCTGAATATAGGCTTCACTGGCAAGTACCCGGTAGCCACCTCCGACAAGGATAGGGGTTCCAAAGTCGGCTAATATATTGGCAAAGGCTAAAGAAGCGGCGGCTGCCAAGCCCGGTACTAATAAAGGTAATGTGATGGTAAAAAACACCCGTCTGGGCGATGCACCTAAATCCATGGCAGACTGTTCCAGGCTTCGGTCCAAACCTGTCAGCACATTGGAAATGACCAGATAGGCAATGCTGGCATTTCCAATCATTTGTAACAGAACTATCATCTGCGGTCCCACCAGGCTTACGTGTAACCCTAAGAGTTGATTCGTGATCAATCCCCGCCTGCCAAAAAGCATGATAAAGACAATGGCACTGACAAAAGGTGGAGAAATCAAATTCAGAATAGCCGTATAGTGGAAGAATCGTCGAAAGGGAAACCGACAGCGATGAACCGCTAATGAAAGCATGGTTCCCAGCAGTACGGCCAGAAAGGTTGAGGAAAGGGTAATCAGCAATGTATTGCGAAAAAGGTGAAGGTGTCGCCCTCCCATCAGCTGGGAAAAATAGGAAAAATCAAAAGCTCCTTGCCTGTAAAAACTGGTAACCAATACACTTGCCAGGGGATAAAGAACAAAAATCACCAAAAATGCAGGAATCGCTACAGCGACTCCTGCAAAAAGGACACGATGAATTCTCCCTTTAATTTCCGTAACGTTCTGTCCATTCATTAACAATTCGATCCCTCTCCTCAGCAGCCCAGGTAAAGTCATAATCCACCAAATTCAGTTCTTCCAAAGAAGGGATATCCTCCGGAAGAGGAACATTGGGGCGGGTGCTGGGTCGGGGGCTTACTTCTGCAAGAAATGCCTGACCCTCTTCTGTCAGTGTCCAGTCCACAAATTTCTGAGCGGCTTCTATATTATTGGTACCTTCAATGATAGCCACCGGTGAATGCCACCAGGGAGTACCATCTTCCGGGTAAACTACTTCTACCGGATAGCCTTCTCGCTGAGAATTAATGCCGTCTGGACTGATTCCCACCAAGACTTCGCCTAGAGAAGCCTGTTGCGGAGGCTCGCTGCCACGCTCTGCATAATAAGGAATATTAGCGTCCAACGCATCCAGATAAGCCCATCCATCTTCTTCACCCAGCATTTGCAGCATGGATGCGATGGCCGTATAAGCCGTACCGGAAATACCCGGATTCGGCATGGAGACTTCTCCTGCATACATAGGATCCGTCAAAGCTTCCCAAGTCATCGGGATAGGAACATCCAAGTCTTCAGCCAAAGGCTGGTTCACTACATAAGTAACCAATACGATAGAAACACCAGTCCAGTAACCGTCAGGATCCTTAAACCGATCTTCAATCGCCTCTGCTTCTGGCGAGTGGTACGGATGCAACAGTCCCTCTTCGGCGGCGACCATAAAGCTATCGATGCCACCACCAAACCATACATCTCCTAAAGCCCGTCCTTCTTCAGCTCTCATGCGGGAAAGCACTTCTCCAGAAGACATGCTGAGCATTTCCACCGGAATACCGGTTTCTTCTTCAAACTTCTGAGCAATTTCATCTAAGCCACCGTAAGCCGCATAAATCTGAAGGGCTTCACCAGTGTAGTCTTCCTTTTCTTCTTCCGTTACTTCTGTTTCGGCGGTTTCGACTCCTTCATCGGAAGGAGCCGGTTCCGGATCACCGGAAGGCTGGCATCCAGCTAAGGTTAACATCAACATCAGCGCTATGAGGAACGCAACGATTTTTCTCTGTGAATACAAAATAAATCCCCCTTTTAATAACCGCATTTACATATGAACAGGAATCTTAAACTTCTGGTAGAGGATTCACCCCATCAGAAGCATAAATGAATCATTAAAATCATATCAGAATTAGCACAAAAAGATAAATTGAAATTCATAATGAAAAAAAGGATTCCAATAAAGAATTTTAATAGGTGGAGAGAGGAGGGGTGGGCGAGGCTGATGCAAAGAAAGTATGTTTTTTTTCTTGTAAGTGTTGAGTAATCAAGAAGGAGAAGAAATAAGCCAGAAAAGAAAAAGAGGATCCATAGAAATCACTAATGATAATATAGAGAAAATCGATTTTACCTTTTCGGCCGCTTCTGACAAAATATAATTGCATTGATAAATACCTATGTTATAAAATAAATCTTTATAGGATGTTTATTAGGTAAAATGGTTGCAATCATTTTTTAATCGTTAAAATATTGAAGGAGGAAGAAGATGAAAACAGAAGTGAGTGTTCAACAAATCAGAAAAGATGCAGAAGATATGTTTCGGGCAGGGAAATATTACTGTTCGGAGGCCATTGTAGCATCCATCAAAAAGAACTTTGAACTGGATATGCCGGATGAGATGATTGCCATGGCCTCAGGATTTCCGGTGGGAATCGGAAAATCAAAATGCACCTGTGGTGCTGTAACAGGAGGAATTATTACCTTAGGATATTTTTTTGGCAGAACAGAAGGCACCAATCCTAAAGATCCCAAAAGTGTAAAAACCTTGGAATTGGCTTATGAATTACAGGATGATTTTAAGAAGAACCATAAAATTCTATGTTGTAGCGTATTAACCAAAGGGATGGACATGGCCTCAGGAGAGCATAAGGAACAGTGTATTTCCTTTACCGGTGAAGTAGCTGAAAATGCGGCACGTATTATTGTAAGGGAAAAAGGTTTTGTTAATACAGATGAGATGGACAAGAAAGAGGTGTAGGTAATGAAAGCATTGCTTCAAAAATTGCCGCTACCTATTTCCGGATTAATGCTGGGACTGGCAGCTCTTGGAAACCTGCTGGGAACTTACCATATGGGGATTCGTTCTTTGTTGGGCATCATGGCAGGCATTATTTTTATAGGATTGTTGCTTAAAATCCTTGTTTTTCCAGGCTGTTTGAAGGAAGGATTTTCGAATCCGGTGGTGGCCTGTATTATGGCTACATTTCCCATGGGGATCATGCTTCTTAGCACCTATGTCCGACCATTTTTACCTGGGTTGGCCTTTGGTGCCTGGATGCTGGGGATTTTTATGAATGCCTTATTGGTCTTTTTGTTTACAAAAACCCACCTGATTCCCTTTTCCATTAAAAAGGTTTTTTCCAGCTATTTTGTGCTTTATGTAGGCATTGTGGTTGGAAGTGTGACAGCGCCTTTATATGGCATGCAATCCGTTGGGCAGATACTATTCTGGTTTGGACTGGCGGTATACCTTCCACTGATCCCTTTGGTAAGTTACCGGGTCTTTAAGGTAGGTGGCATTCCAGAACCGGCGCAGCCAGTAATCATTATTTATGCGGCACCGGCAAGCCTTTTATTGGCCGGCTATCTTAGTAGTTTTCCTGAAAAAAATCTGGGAATAGTGATCGGCCTTGGCACTTTGGCTTTTATGATGACGCTTTATGGTTTAAGTCAGATGCCAAGACTCTTGAAATTTCCCTTCTACCCCAGTTATTCCGCTTTTACGTTTCCCTTTGTGATCAGCGCCATTGCTTTTAACGGTATGACGGGCTTTCTTAGTGGACAAGGGTTTCAAACAGGGTGGATGGAACCAATAAGAATATTTCAGATTGC of the Tindallia californiensis genome contains:
- a CDS encoding ABC transporter permease; its protein translation is MNGQNVTEIKGRIHRVLFAGVAVAIPAFLVIFVLYPLASVLVTSFYRQGAFDFSYFSQLMGGRHLHLFRNTLLITLSSTFLAVLLGTMLSLAVHRCRFPFRRFFHYTAILNLISPPFVSAIVFIMLFGRRGLITNQLLGLHVSLVGPQMIVLLQMIGNASIAYLVISNVLTGLDRSLEQSAMDLGASPRRVFFTITLPLLVPGLAAAASLAFANILADFGTPILVGGGYRVLASEAYIQILSNYNLGYAATISVVLLFLSVWAFGMEKWFLRQKLYYSTHVANVTEKVKGPATANHRQMPFSPLVLGVATLFSLMVVIQFIAVIAGAFTSVWGYDYTLSLRHFQRAGSQLFSSLNNSLYFAFRVALWGPLLGITTAYFHHHSQKTWKSLLNFLAMVPFAVPGTVMGISYVMAFHRPPLALTGTAIIIVLICIVRELPISYNSAKAVLQQVASNLEEASRDLGASSWTTFTRIILPILAPAYRAGMFHGFIHVMITIGAIIFLITPRYVTITFEIFRAVNSGRLGEGAAYAFLLTVFTALGLLILTTLCALPGFLKKLVSRKDEKR
- a CDS encoding ABC transporter substrate-binding protein, producing the protein MYSQRKIVAFLIALMLMLTLAGCQPSGDPEPAPSDEGVETAETEVTEEEKEDYTGEALQIYAAYGGLDEIAQKFEEETGIPVEMLSMSSGEVLSRMRAEEGRALGDVWFGGGIDSFMVAAEEGLLHPYHSPEAEAIEDRFKDPDGYWTGVSIVLVTYVVNQPLAEDLDVPIPMTWEALTDPMYAGEVSMPNPGISGTAYTAIASMLQMLGEEDGWAYLDALDANIPYYAERGSEPPQQASLGEVLVGISPDGINSQREGYPVEVVYPEDGTPWWHSPVAIIEGTNNIEAAQKFVDWTLTEEGQAFLAEVSPRPSTRPNVPLPEDIPSLEELNLVDYDFTWAAEERDRIVNEWTERYGN
- a CDS encoding ABC transporter ATP-binding protein, producing the protein MKLTMTSLTKKYQNRTVLNIPELELEEGYLWGIIGPNGSGKSTLMKIIAGLLEASSGSVHYEDKKLKGAVKKSMTLVFQKPYLLRTTVFQNIAYPLQIRGDAEKEIRERVNELLESFEIESLRDQKAWTLSGGEGQKVALARALIFKPRLLMLDEPTANIDPSSIMLLEERILEYYKQEKPTILMVTHNIQQTRRLCNRVAFMNEGKVLDSGDLRHLYGAEAHPLVRDFIQKGLI
- a CDS encoding selenium metabolism-associated LysR family transcriptional regulator, translating into MEFRQLETFVAIAKFKSYSKAAESLFLTQPTLSNHIINLEKDLGTTLINRSNKQISLTPAGKILYDYAVEILHVKENVGFKLDEYRGHFVGHIEIAASTIPEQYILPSFLTGFKKQYPDVTLTLRHLASDKIIDGILTEEYNLGVVGSKTTHGHLTFHSLTEDELALVVPNNEAYQAYETEIPWSELIKKPFIFREQGSGTRKLFEAALKKNNLGFRDLKVAAYIENTEVIKKCIMDGMGVSILSKRAIQQELLNDSLKALEIPDMMLTRHFYLVHHKYRTLSPLEIRFKEYLMEHSE
- a CDS encoding TDT family transporter gives rise to the protein MKALLQKLPLPISGLMLGLAALGNLLGTYHMGIRSLLGIMAGIIFIGLLLKILVFPGCLKEGFSNPVVACIMATFPMGIMLLSTYVRPFLPGLAFGAWMLGIFMNALLVFLFTKTHLIPFSIKKVFSSYFVLYVGIVVGSVTAPLYGMQSVGQILFWFGLAVYLPLIPLVSYRVFKVGGIPEPAQPVIIIYAAPASLLLAGYLSSFPEKNLGIVIGLGTLAFMMTLYGLSQMPRLLKFPFYPSYSAFTFPFVISAIAFNGMTGFLSGQGFQTGWMEPIRIFQIAWATVMVLYVLFRYVGFLSHKAPQTASPEKA
- a CDS encoding C-GCAxxG-C-C family (seleno)protein — translated: MKTEVSVQQIRKDAEDMFRAGKYYCSEAIVASIKKNFELDMPDEMIAMASGFPVGIGKSKCTCGAVTGGIITLGYFFGRTEGTNPKDPKSVKTLELAYELQDDFKKNHKILCCSVLTKGMDMASGEHKEQCISFTGEVAENAARIIVREKGFVNTDEMDKKEV
- a CDS encoding ABC transporter ATP-binding protein, which codes for MTLSLQGISKTYESVEAVKKMDLRIEEGELLVLVGPSGCGKTTILRMLAGMIPSDEGKILFRQQNLSLLPPEKRPTVTVFQDYALFPHMNVYQNIAYGLKVRGVSKKVIHQKTIDYMKLMQIEGLEERNINELSGGQKQRVALARAMVVDPDILLFDEPLSSLDAKLRVEMREEIRHIQQKTGITAVYVTHDQEEALAIADRVAVMNQGVIEQIGTPEEIYYQPATVFVADFIGFGNFIPAQIQRVSKDAIDFICLEKTFRQPVSQIKSPQGWHFSPEEPVTLFVRPESLLPNTNGLFSGRTLQKSFLGASTRFMIDSGLEYPLKMDVLTSIHSISPGILLSFDIAEVILFPAT